A genomic region of Desulfosarcina ovata subsp. ovata contains the following coding sequences:
- the cmoA gene encoding carboxy-S-adenosyl-L-methionine synthase CmoA, producing MTKDRIYRTPQEPIPPFEFNAAVVNVFDDMIHRSVPMYAEIIRQQTRLVQRGYQPGTRIYDLGCSTGNLALSVCAGMPPGSFRMVAVDSSQPMLDAFDKRMAEWPQRTDIRLSCNDIRDVRLAQASVVVVNFTLQFIPPTDRDRLVQRIYNALVPGGMLLFSEKTVHPDAGLADLQVEFYYRFKRENGYSELEISQKREALENVLVPETVAQHHDRLNGCGFSAIDVWLKWFNFCSWICIK from the coding sequence ATGACGAAAGATCGTATTTACCGAACCCCGCAGGAACCGATTCCTCCCTTTGAATTCAACGCCGCGGTGGTAAATGTCTTCGACGACATGATCCACCGCTCCGTGCCCATGTACGCAGAGATCATCCGCCAGCAGACCCGGTTGGTCCAACGGGGCTACCAGCCCGGCACACGGATCTATGACCTGGGGTGTTCCACCGGCAATCTTGCCCTGAGCGTGTGCGCCGGCATGCCGCCGGGCAGTTTCCGGATGGTGGCCGTGGACAGTTCCCAGCCCATGCTGGACGCCTTTGACAAACGGATGGCCGAATGGCCGCAGCGAACGGATATCCGCCTGAGCTGTAACGACATCCGGGATGTGCGGCTGGCCCAGGCCTCGGTGGTGGTCGTCAATTTCACCCTGCAGTTCATTCCGCCGACGGATCGGGATCGGCTGGTACAACGGATTTACAATGCACTGGTGCCCGGCGGGATGCTGCTTTTCTCGGAAAAGACCGTTCACCCGGACGCGGGGCTGGCAGATCTGCAGGTGGAATTCTATTACCGCTTCAAGCGCGAAAATGGCTACAGTGAACTGGAAATCAGCCAGAAGCGGGAGGCCCTGGAAAATGTCCTTGTTCCGGAAACCGTGGCTCAGCATCATGACCGGCTGAACGGCTGCGGCTTTTCGGCCATCGATGTCTGGCTGAAGTGGTTCAATTTCTGCTCGTGGATCTGCATCAAATGA
- a CDS encoding uracil-xanthine permease family protein translates to MPVQPSATDYVFSPKDSLVGAQMLFVAFGALVLVPLLTGLNPNVALFTAGAGTLIFQFVTKRMVPIFLASSFAFIAPIIHGVSSWGIPGTMCGLVAAGLFYVVLSLCIKTFGSGFLNKLLPPVVVGPVIMVIGLVLAPVAVHMAMGRTGDGSAWLVPQATAMIVAGVALLVTVLTSLLGKGWLRLIPILVGIGAGYLAALILDLIGISTSIQAGFDPGSLKNLTGPALVSFQPLLDAPWFAVPDFVLPEWNLQAIFFIVPVAIAPAIEHFGDILAIGTVTGKDFVKTPGIHRTMMGDGIATAFASLLGGPPNTTYSEVTGAVTLTRMFNPGIMTWAALFAIALAFIGKMGALLQTIPVPVMGGIMLLLFGAITVVGLNTLVTAGEDLTEARNLTIVALILVCGIGGMVLPFGAFTLGGIGLSGVIGVVLNLILPGKHLESV, encoded by the coding sequence ATGCCTGTGCAGCCGTCAGCCACCGATTATGTGTTCAGCCCCAAAGACAGCCTGGTAGGCGCCCAGATGCTCTTTGTCGCCTTTGGCGCACTGGTCCTGGTTCCCCTGCTCACCGGGCTGAACCCCAATGTTGCCCTCTTCACCGCCGGAGCCGGCACCCTGATCTTTCAATTCGTCACCAAGCGCATGGTACCCATTTTCCTGGCCTCCTCCTTTGCTTTCATTGCACCGATCATTCATGGCGTGAGCTCCTGGGGCATTCCCGGCACCATGTGTGGTCTGGTCGCCGCCGGCCTGTTTTACGTGGTGCTGAGCCTTTGCATCAAAACCTTTGGATCGGGATTTCTCAACAAGCTGCTGCCGCCCGTGGTCGTCGGCCCGGTGATCATGGTCATCGGTCTCGTTCTGGCACCGGTGGCGGTACATATGGCCATGGGGCGTACCGGCGATGGCTCAGCCTGGCTGGTTCCCCAGGCAACGGCGATGATCGTGGCTGGCGTCGCCCTGCTGGTTACGGTGCTCACCTCCCTTCTGGGAAAAGGATGGCTGCGACTGATTCCGATTCTGGTCGGCATCGGTGCCGGCTACCTGGCCGCCCTGATCCTCGATCTGATTGGCATCTCCACATCCATCCAGGCCGGATTCGACCCAGGCAGCCTGAAAAACCTTACCGGCCCCGCGCTGGTCAGCTTCCAGCCACTGCTGGATGCGCCCTGGTTTGCCGTCCCTGACTTCGTTCTGCCCGAGTGGAACCTGCAGGCCATTTTCTTCATCGTACCGGTGGCCATCGCTCCGGCCATCGAGCATTTCGGAGACATCCTGGCCATCGGCACCGTCACCGGCAAGGACTTCGTCAAGACCCCGGGCATCCACCGGACCATGATGGGTGACGGCATCGCCACCGCCTTCGCTTCCCTGCTGGGCGGCCCGCCCAACACCACCTACAGTGAAGTGACCGGCGCGGTGACCCTGACCCGCATGTTCAACCCCGGCATAATGACCTGGGCGGCCCTGTTTGCCATCGCCCTGGCCTTCATCGGAAAAATGGGCGCCCTGTTGCAGACCATTCCAGTTCCGGTCATGGGCGGCATCATGCTGCTGCTGTTCGGGGCCATCACCGTGGTGGGGCTCAACACCTTGGTCACAGCCGGCGAAGACCTGACCGAGGCACGCAATCTGACCATCGTGGCATTGATCCTGGTCTGCGGGATCGGCGGCATGGTGCTGCCTTTCGGTGCCTTCACCCTGGGCGGTATTGGCCTATCCGGTGTGATTGGCGTGGTGCTCAACCTGATCCTGCCCGGAAAACATTTAGAGTCTGTTTGA
- a CDS encoding M48 family metallopeptidase, with protein MKFTPRHPGTNVNVSPTHPLKEFAVLAGGLLALTVVVYLVLGLAVDLLVPRISMELEKKLAGAFMQRFNAAGNESDTSRYLQGLVDRIQQQCTNLPYTITIHVQPSDAINAAALPGGHIIVFSGLLAEMQSENELIFVLAHELGHYAHRDHLRGIGRALVLMSASTVLMGANNSISNMIGQGVTLTELNFSRSQEIRADTFALETLVCHYGNTAGATDFFRKIPKAADPGRFGHYFASHPENRRRIDHLENLIRQRGYPIGTPTPLPMDLSLPKTNP; from the coding sequence TTGAAATTCACCCCGCGGCATCCCGGAACCAACGTCAACGTATCCCCGACCCATCCGCTGAAAGAGTTTGCCGTGCTGGCCGGCGGATTGCTGGCCCTGACGGTGGTCGTCTACCTGGTGCTGGGACTCGCCGTGGACCTGTTGGTTCCACGCATCTCCATGGAGCTGGAAAAAAAACTGGCCGGCGCCTTCATGCAGCGCTTCAACGCAGCGGGAAACGAATCCGACACCAGCCGCTACCTGCAAGGCCTGGTGGACCGCATCCAGCAGCAGTGCACCAACCTGCCCTACACCATCACCATCCACGTGCAGCCCTCGGATGCGATCAACGCGGCGGCCCTTCCCGGTGGCCACATCATCGTGTTCAGCGGCCTTCTGGCAGAAATGCAGTCGGAGAACGAACTGATCTTTGTTCTGGCTCACGAACTGGGGCATTACGCCCACCGGGACCACCTGCGTGGCATCGGACGGGCCCTGGTGCTGATGAGCGCATCGACCGTCCTGATGGGCGCAAACAACAGCATCAGCAATATGATCGGCCAGGGCGTCACCCTCACCGAGCTTAATTTTTCACGCAGTCAGGAGATCCGCGCCGACACGTTTGCCCTGGAGACGCTCGTCTGCCATTATGGAAACACCGCCGGTGCCACCGATTTCTTCCGTAAAATTCCGAAGGCTGCCGACCCGGGCCGCTTCGGCCATTACTTTGCCTCACACCCGGAAAACCGGCGTCGCATCGACCATCTGGAAAACCTGATCCGTCAACGCGGCTATCCAATCGGCACCCCGACCCCCTTGCCCATGGATCTATCACTGCCGAAAACCAATCCCTGA
- the cmoB gene encoding tRNA 5-methoxyuridine(34)/uridine 5-oxyacetic acid(34) synthase CmoB, whose translation MNRLAELSADPAMAPHLPELIRAVSAREENFFQTNKKGMALARALEKLPTVRPSSNDVDQDRIRIGTRDDLDDSQSSRLHEALTGLKPWRKGPFDVFGIPVDSEWNSAIKWNRLAAHLPSQSGKRVLDIGASCGYYMFRMASHQPALVLGIEPYATFYFQFLALSGYLSIPRVHCLPLRLEELPVIRRCFDTILCMGILYHRRSPLDTLLQIHQLMAPGGQLVLETLIIEGDGEMALFPKKRYARMNNIFFIPSVTCLSHWLARCGFADIRCVDISRTTPDEQRKTDWIDTQSLTDFLDPRDPAKTVEGYPAPVRAMVLATASPK comes from the coding sequence ATGAACCGGCTGGCCGAGCTTTCCGCCGACCCGGCGATGGCCCCTCACCTTCCTGAATTGATTCGGGCGGTAAGCGCCCGTGAGGAAAACTTCTTTCAGACCAATAAAAAGGGGATGGCCCTGGCCCGCGCCCTGGAAAAGCTTCCCACCGTCAGGCCATCGTCCAACGATGTGGATCAGGATCGCATCCGTATCGGCACCCGAGATGACCTTGACGATTCTCAATCATCCCGCCTGCATGAGGCACTGACCGGCCTGAAACCCTGGCGCAAGGGCCCGTTTGACGTTTTTGGCATCCCGGTGGACAGCGAGTGGAACAGCGCCATCAAATGGAACCGCCTGGCGGCCCATCTGCCGTCCCAGTCCGGCAAACGGGTCCTGGATATCGGTGCCAGCTGCGGCTACTACATGTTCCGCATGGCCAGTCACCAACCGGCCCTCGTCCTTGGGATCGAGCCTTACGCGACCTTCTATTTCCAGTTTCTGGCCCTCTCCGGCTACCTCTCCATTCCCCGGGTGCATTGCCTTCCCTTGCGGCTGGAGGAACTGCCGGTCATCCGGCGCTGTTTCGACACCATCTTGTGCATGGGCATCCTTTACCACCGTCGATCGCCCCTGGATACCCTGCTGCAGATCCATCAGCTCATGGCGCCCGGCGGGCAATTGGTGCTGGAAACCCTGATCATCGAGGGAGACGGGGAAATGGCCCTGTTTCCTAAAAAACGCTACGCCCGGATGAACAACATCTTTTTCATCCCCTCCGTCACCTGCCTCTCCCATTGGCTGGCACGCTGCGGTTTTGCCGATATCCGCTGCGTGGACATCTCCCGGACCACCCCGGACGAACAGCGCAAGACCGATTGGATCGACACCCAGAGCCTGACCGACTTTCTGGATCCCCGGGACCCTGCAAAAACCGTCGAGGGGTACCCGGCACCGGTGCGGGCTATGGTGCTGGCCACCGCCTCCCCCAAATGA
- a CDS encoding YbjQ family protein, with product MIDLIVFLTLLALGYGAGTWAEKRHYRSIVAREQATLNLPAVTMKSAHIAENKIRSARMVRGSAVISVDYFKRILAGLRNIFGGKVKSYESLMDRARREALLRMKAMAGDATIIVNVRIETAAIGKQSKRKNISCLEAMAYGTALTVEE from the coding sequence ATGATCGACCTGATCGTCTTCCTGACACTCTTGGCCCTGGGTTATGGTGCCGGCACCTGGGCAGAAAAACGGCACTATCGCTCCATCGTCGCAAGGGAACAGGCGACTCTCAACCTGCCGGCGGTGACAATGAAATCCGCCCATATCGCCGAAAACAAAATTCGTTCGGCGCGCATGGTGCGTGGCAGCGCAGTGATCTCCGTGGATTATTTCAAGCGGATTCTGGCCGGGTTGCGCAACATCTTCGGCGGAAAGGTGAAATCCTACGAAAGCTTGATGGACCGCGCCCGGCGCGAGGCCCTGTTGCGCATGAAAGCCATGGCCGGCGATGCCACGATCATTGTCAATGTGCGGATTGAAACCGCCGCCATCGGCAAGCAGTCCAAACGGAAAAACATCAGTTGCCTGGAAGCTATGGCCTACGGCACGGCTCTGACCGTGGAGGAGTAG
- a CDS encoding YbjQ family protein, whose translation MSDRYSVVFEGRIMPGKNADMVKERLQSALKTDDQGIERLFSGSPVAIRKNTDLKTAEKYKQAFATAGAFCEIRNETAPLAAESTTPPDEAAAAPPTARDAPPEEPPQPPVSAVKVHYITTSNGGKMIITNIETVPGKTVTEHFGLVSGSTIRAKHVGRDFMASLKNLVGGELKGYTQLLQESRQEAMQRMIEEARLMGANAIVNVRFSTSSVAQGAAELYAYGTAVTVK comes from the coding sequence ATGAGTGATCGGTACAGTGTTGTCTTTGAAGGCAGAATCATGCCTGGAAAAAACGCGGACATGGTCAAGGAGCGTTTGCAATCCGCCCTGAAAACCGATGACCAGGGAATTGAACGGCTCTTTTCCGGCAGTCCCGTTGCCATACGAAAAAACACAGACCTGAAAACCGCCGAAAAATACAAGCAGGCATTTGCCACAGCCGGCGCATTCTGTGAGATTCGGAACGAAACAGCGCCGCTGGCCGCCGAGTCCACCACCCCGCCCGACGAGGCTGCGGCCGCACCGCCCACCGCTCGCGACGCCCCCCCGGAGGAGCCCCCCCAACCGCCCGTTTCGGCCGTTAAGGTTCACTATATCACGACATCCAATGGAGGAAAAATGATTATCACGAACATTGAAACGGTTCCCGGTAAAACCGTCACCGAGCATTTCGGCCTGGTTTCCGGCAGCACCATCCGGGCCAAACATGTCGGCCGGGACTTCATGGCCAGCCTGAAAAACCTGGTGGGCGGCGAGCTCAAGGGATACACTCAGTTGCTTCAGGAATCCCGCCAGGAGGCCATGCAGCGGATGATCGAGGAGGCCCGCCTGATGGGGGCCAACGCGATTGTCAACGTGCGCTTTTCCACCTCGTCGGTGGCCCAGGGAGCCGCCGAACTGTATGCCTATGGAACGGCCGTAACGGTAAAATAG